In a single window of the Aphis gossypii isolate Hap1 unplaced genomic scaffold, ASM2018417v2 Contig00839, whole genome shotgun sequence genome:
- the LOC126555409 gene encoding uncharacterized protein LOC126555409: MCSKTLKTRLNSAANEMVDNITKTLSNIEYISETADCWTQGKKSYLGITAHWINTTTLVREGASLACTVIKGRHTFDLIAKEIYNINIKYKIQNKVTSTTTDNGSNFVKAFRVFGIDKNYEENLFDEDQNMDEEIELIDLTGVIENTEGGAENEFANEVNLSAHRRCVSHTLNLAATNDVEKWFNENEKKADVLQLKKLYRKLFAKLTKLWSKQNQSTIVAEKIHEVLNMYLRVPNKTRWNSTYDALLQLKKNY; encoded by the coding sequence ATGTgttcaaaaactttaaaaacacgATTAAACTCTGCAGCTAATGAAATGgtagataatattactaaaacattgtcaaatattgaatatatatcaGAAACTGCAGATTGTTGGACCCAAGGTAAAAAATCTTACCTTGGCATAACAGCCCATTGGATTAATACAACAACGTTAGTTAGAGAAGGAGCATCATTAGCTTGCACAGTGATAAAAGGTCGGCATACTTTTGATCTAATAgccaaagaaatatataatatcaacataaagtacaaaattcaaaataaagtaaCTAGTACTACAACTGATAATGGTAGTAACTTCGTAAAAGCATTTAGAGTTTTtggaattgataaaaattatgaggAAAACTTATTCGATGAAGATCAGAATATGGATGAAGAAATAGAGCTAATTGATTTAACTGGTGTAATTGAAAATACTGAAGGTGGTGCAGAAAATGAATTTGCAAATGAAGTTAATTTATCTGCTCACAGACGATGTGTGAGTCATACTTTGAACTTGGCCGCTACTAATGATGTTGAAAAATggtttaatgaaaatgaaaaaaaggcCGATGTTCTTCAACTCAAAAAGCTCTACAGAAAACTCTTTGCTAAGTTAACAAAACTTTGGTCAAAACAAAATCAGTCGACGATTGTGGCAGAAAAAATTCATGAAGTACTCAATATGTATTTGAGAGTACCTAATAAAACAAGATGGAATTCCACATATGATGCAttacttcaattaaaaaaaaattattaa